In Myxococcus stipitatus, the sequence AATGCTCGGGTCCGCGAGAGGGCGGACTCGAGGAGCTCCACCCGCCCCTCCAGCCGACGGCGCATGTCGTCCTCGCTGGGCAAGGACTCCACCGGTACCGTCTGGGCTCGCGCGCGCTCGGCCATCGGCTGACAGCCTAGCCCCGTCGAGCCACGGCCCGTGAATCACGTCATGCGCGCGGGGCATTCCGGGATGCACCTCCCGGAAACAGATGGACGGAGCCATCCCGCTTCACGCGACCTGATGCAAGGGCCGCGGCCTGGCCCCATCCGGAGGGGTCCGCTCCGACGGGAGCCTCCCTCCCACGAACCGCGTGCCTCCGGAGGACGTCCGCGCCGACGCTTCCACGAAGCGCGGCGCCAAGACGTATGCGCGGAGGCGCTGGGCCATCGCGACGCGACGTGGAGTCGTCCATCGCGCCCATGCCCGTTCCCACGACATACAGGACGGCGATGGCGAGGATGACGAGGACGAGGATGACGTGAATGGGCCTCAGCTCGGGCAGCCCACGCCTCCGGCTCACCACATCCTCCCGAGCACCTCGGGGTCCTCCAGGCCGAGCGACACCTCCATCGCATCACGCGACCGCACGGTCCGCGCCAGACCCCATTCCCCAGGCGAATCCTCCACGCGCATCAGCGGGTACCGAGGACGCCCATCCTCGCGCGGCCTGTTCTCCGCCGGGCGCCACGAGGGCATGGAGACTCCGCGCACGTTCTCCGTCACCACCGTGGAGCCCGACGACTCCACGTCGATGAGCAGGCCCACCTCAAGCTCCAACCGCCCCTCTCCCGTGGACGAAAGTGGACCATTCGCCGGAGCGCCCCTGGGCGGTGGGGCCTCCAGCCAATCGCATGGCCCGCCCACACGGTGCCTCGCGAAATGAGCGACTCGGGGTCGAGCGGACACCCGCTGGTCCTGCCGCCCGACACGCGCTCCATCATTCCCCTCGCTGTTCGCGCTCGAGCCGGCGCTGCCGCTCCCACAGTCGGATCTCCATCGCCATGTCCCGGACCTCCTCGGACGTGGGCCGCGACAGTGCTGGCCACGTGCCCGACGTGCTCACGCGCGGGGCCGTGGGCGGGCCCGCCTGCTCCGGGAACGACGTCCGCACCGGAGGCGGGACGTAGAGGTCCTGTGGCTCCTCGGGCGGGACGCGAGGTCCCGGTCCTCCCCGGGGTCGCTCGATGACCGCGGACACCCCGGGTGGAGGTGACACGAACGACGAGACGTGTGCCCCGGGGCCGGAACCTCGCGCCGTGGCCTCCGCGGAGGACTCGGACGAGGCGCACGTCGTGAGGACCCCCATGGTGGAGAGGATGCGCTGTCCCAGGGCCCGGCGCCGCTCCACGAGCGCCTGGGAGGCCGACAGCCCTCGGGGAAGCGAGGCCATGGGACTGACCTGCCCGCGCGTCTCGTCGTCCAGGGGCTGCGCGCACACCTCCGACGGAGACAGGGTCGTCGGCGCCTCGGCATCCTCCGGGAACATCGGGTTGTCGCCACCGGACACCGATGGCTCGGAGAGGCTCGCGGGCGCGCCCTGTGCGCCCAGCGGAGAGAGCAACGGAGTCGAGACCACGGGCACGGATTGCCAGGACGGAGGAGACACGGTCGACGGCGGCTCACGCCGAGGCGGCACCACGGCCGGGAGCGACTCCACGGAGGGGACCGCCGGCCGAGGAGGCTTCACCGGGACATGCGGTGAAGGGGCCGCGGCCAGGGTCCGCCCGGGCGGAGTGATGCGGCGGGGCGACACCGGGGGCAGGCTTCCCATCCGCTCGCGCGGCGTGGTCCTCGCGGTGACGGGCCTCCCCAGCGAGGCCGAGGGCACTCGGGGCGGGGACGCCGGTTCGGGAGAGCGCGCCGGCACGGACATCGCGGGTGCCGCGTCCGCGAGGCCATCCACCAGGTGGGGCGCGACCTTCCGCACCCGCGCCATCCAGTCCACCGGAGGCGTGGCGCCGCCACGCGCCTGGGCGTCGTGCCGCCAGTGCTCGGGGGACTCGGACACCATGCTCGGCGCCGTCACGCTCACCGGCGGCGCGGGACGCGGTTCGGGAGAAGGAGACTTCACCGGGCCGGTGACGAAGCGTGACTCGGCGAGCGCGGCGGCGAAGTCGCTCTCCTCCTCGAAGAGCACGGACTCCGCCCAGTCCTTCAGCCTGCGCGCGAGCACGCGATACCAGGGGGCCTTCGTGGGCATGTCGGAGCGCTCAGTCACGGGAGATGGATTCGAAGACCAGCGTGAGGGAGTCGATGGCGATCCGCTGTCCCAGCGCGTCCAGGGGCGCGGCGCGCCACTTCTTCGGCCAGGCCTCGTTCAGGTTCCAGCGCAGCTTCTGCGTCATCCCATCCGGGTCCAGCAGCAGGACGGAGACGTTCTTGCGCAGTGGCATGCCGTTCATCGACGCGACGAACCACTGCCACAGCTCCGGAGAGCGGGTGACGCCGTGGGACAACGTCATGTCGCCCTGGGGGACGGCGCCCGCGAGCCCCTCCCCTCCGGACGGGTCCGACGCCTCGAGCTCCAGGTCGGTGCACCGCGTGAAGTCGCCCTCGTCCACCCCGTCGATGAGCAGCTTGAAGTGGTACGCGCGGGACGCGTCCCTCCGCGCGCACCCCACCGACTCCAGGGGCGTGGCGGCGGATGCCGTGGCCTCAGCCATGGGTCACCTCCTCCACCTCCGCGCCGCCAGCGTGCTGGCCGATGCGGAAGACGATGAACTCCGCGGGCGTCACCGGCGCCAGCCCGATGACGGCGATGACCTGCCCGGCGTCGATGCTCCGCCGCGTGTTGGTCTGCTCGTCGCACTGCACGAAGAAGGCCTCCTCCGGCATGCGCCCCATCAGCGCGCCGTCGCGCCACAGCCGCGTGAGGAAGGCGCTGATGTCGAGGCGGAGGGACCTCCACAGCGTGGGGCCGTTGGCCTCGAACGCCGTCCAGCGGGTCCCCTGCGCGATGGACTCCTCCACGAAGTTGACGAGGCGTCGCACGTGGACGTGGCGCCACTCGCTGGAGGCGTCCGCCACGGTGCGCGCGCCCCACACGCGGATGCCGCCGCGCGGGAAGTAGCGGATGCAGTTGACGCCGGCCTGGTTCAGCGCGCCCTGCTCCTTGGGCGTCACGTCGCGCACCAGCCGGATGGCGCCGCGCACCGCCTCGTTGGCGGGCGCCTTGTGCACGCCCCGGGTGACGTCCGTGCGTGCGTAGATGCCCGCGATGTGGCCGGACGGCGGCACGTTGACCAGCGTCTTGCCGTCCCCGAACGGGTCCACCGTGGTGATGAAGGGGAAGTAGCTGGCGCCCGCGCCGGAGTCGGAGACGCGGCAGCGCAGGCCCCGTCCGCCGCCGTCGGTGGACACCTGGGTGAGCCGCTCGAGGTCGTCCACGTCCTCGGGCGCGTCGAGGATGGCGATGCGGTCGCGCATCTTCTCGCAGTGGGTCAACAGCGCGTCCCAGTC encodes:
- a CDS encoding phage tail protein, whose amino-acid sequence is MAEATASAATPLESVGCARRDASRAYHFKLLIDGVDEGDFTRCTDLELEASDPSGGEGLAGAVPQGDMTLSHGVTRSPELWQWFVASMNGMPLRKNVSVLLLDPDGMTQKLRWNLNEAWPKKWRAAPLDALGQRIAIDSLTLVFESISRD
- a CDS encoding phage tail sheath family protein, translating into MLNDLAPGIRVEEVPGGPRSIQGVGTTTAAFVGRAPDRQARLHRAVPVNGWAQFVKEFASSGAEGTPLGRAVHGFFENGGRRCFIVNIGDSEDLAGDARKRQGVRVLEDVGEVAMVAAPGFTHPEDWDALLTHCEKMRDRIAILDAPEDVDDLERLTQVSTDGGGRGLRCRVSDSGAGASYFPFITTVDPFGDGKTLVNVPPSGHIAGIYARTDVTRGVHKAPANEAVRGAIRLVRDVTPKEQGALNQAGVNCIRYFPRGGIRVWGARTVADASSEWRHVHVRRLVNFVEESIAQGTRWTAFEANGPTLWRSLRLDISAFLTRLWRDGALMGRMPEEAFFVQCDEQTNTRRSIDAGQVIAVIGLAPVTPAEFIVFRIGQHAGGAEVEEVTHG